The sequence below is a genomic window from bacterium.
AAGTTTCTGAATTCTGTGAAAGAATGGCGAGCATCTCCCGCTTCAGCCGTTCGATGGCTGTCAGTTCCTGGTCCCCGTTCTTGACCGATTCCAGCAGCTTTTCCGCGGCCTGGGGCCCCACATCCGCCAAAAGCAAAAGCTCCTCCAGCTCCCCGTATTCGGAAGCGCTCAGAGCTTTTTTCCCGGTGAACAGTTCGGAGATTTTACCCAACACCCCCTGGCGGGTCTTGCTCAACCCCTCTTTTAGCGACTTAAAAATATTCATACGCCTTGTTCATTCAATTCCTGACACCTCCAAAACAAACCACCCACCTTATCTTCTAATATCAGGAACTTTTGTCTTATTTAGAAATCCCGTTAATCATGTAAATCCTGTCTGCTTCGGGAATTCGTCCTTTTACCATTTTTTAAAACGCCAGAAGATCATGAACCCGGCCACCGAAACCAGGGCCAGGCCGATTATTATCCAGAAGGCCAGCGGATGGTCCTGGATGGGGATCTTAACGTTCATGGAGAAGGCGCTGACCACGAAGGTGGGCACCATTATCCCGATGGTGATGATGTTCAGGGTCTTCATCAGCACGTTGAGGTTGTTGGAGACGATGGAGACCCGGGCGTCCATCAGGCCGGCCAGGATGTTGGAATAGATGTCGGCCTGCTTGTAGCACTGGTTGTTCTCGATGGTGACGTCGTCCAGAAACTCGTGTTCCTCCTGGGTAAAGCCGATCTTGGCGGAGTTGGATTTGAGTTTTTCGATCACCGTGGAATTGGAGTTGATGGCGTTGAGGTAATAGACCAGGCTTTTTTCCAGGGTGAACAGGTTCAAAAGATAGCGGTTCTCCATCGATGAGCTGATCTTGGACTCCAGCGAATCGGAGACCATGTTGATGATCTTCAAATGCTCCACAAAATGGTAGATGGACCGGTAGATCAGCTTAAGGGCGGCATCGTTGATCGAGCTGACCTTGTTGAATATCTTGCCTTCGAACAGCGGGATGTCCTCGGAGACCACCACCACCAGCCGGTCCTTGAACAGGAACAGCCCGAACGAGGAGACCTTGAACAGGAACTCCTCGCGGGCCGAATAATTCTGGGGCCGTTTTAAGATCAGGGCCAGATGATCGGGCTCAAATTCCAGCCGGGACTGCTCGTCCGGGTCCAGGGCGGAAGCAAGGGTGTGTTCGTCCAGTTTCAGCTCGGTGGCCAGATACTTTTTCTCGGCCTCGTCCGGGTTGATGAACATCTGGATGGGGCAGGCCGCCCCCTGGCCGGGGCATATTTTAAGATCGCTTAACTGATACCCTCTTTGCATCTATCGCTCCCTGTCTTTCCCCGTGTTCTTCCTGCCGGGACAAATGTGGTTAAAGGTCTCAGTCGAATTTGACCGAAACTATCTTGGAGATCCCCGGCTGTTCCATGGTCACGCCGTACAGCCGGTCGGCCGCCTCCATGGTCCGCTTGTTGTGGGTGATCACCATGAACTGGGTGCTGGCGGAAAAATCCTTGAGCATTTTGCAGAACCTCTGGACGTTGGCGTCGTCCAGGGGGGCGTCGATCTCGTCCAGCACGCAGAAGGGGGCCGGCTTCACCAGGTAGATGCCGAACAGCAGGGCGGTGGCGGTCAGGGTCTTCTCGCCGCCCGAGAGCAGGGTGATGGATTTCATGCTCTTGCCTTCGGGAGTGGCCAGGATCTCGATCTCGGCCTCCAGCGGATCCTCGCTGCCGGTCAGCCGGATCTCGGCCTCGCCCCCGATGAACAGCCGCTGGAATATCTGGACGAAGCCCTTCTTGATCCCTTCCAGCGTCTCCAGGAACATGGCCCGGGCGGTCTCGTCGATCTTGGTGATGGAGGTCATCAGGTCCTGCTTGGCCGTCAAAAGGTCTTCCCGCTGTTTGGACAGGAACCCGTAGCGTTCCTCCTCGGCATTCAGCTCCTCAAAGGCCGCAAAATTGATCGGCCCCAGTTTCTTGAGTTTTAACTTCAGGTCTTCGGTCCGGGTGCGGGCGGCGTTCTCGTCAAACTCTTCCGGCTGCGGCAGCCCGGCCAGCTCGGTCTGGTATTCGGCCTGCATCCTCTGGGCCAGGTTGTCGTATTCGTTGTTCAGCGAGCCCAGGTCTATCTGGGACTGGGAAAGCTGCTGCTGCAGGTCTTCGTGCTCCCTCCGCACCTTGTGCATGCCCTCTTCGGCGTTCTTCAGGTCGGACAGCGATCTTTGGCTTTGCTTTTGGAATTCCTCCCTCTGCGACATGGCGGACTTGCGCAGGGAAGATTGTTTTTCCAGCTCCACATTGAGCGATTCCGCCTCCTGCTGCAGCTGGGCCATGCTGCCAAAGCTGTTTTCGTCTTCGGCCCTCAGGTCCTGGATCCGCTCCAGCGATTCGTTCTTGCGGCTCT
It includes:
- a CDS encoding magnesium transporter CorA family protein; the encoded protein is MQRGYQLSDLKICPGQGAACPIQMFINPDEAEKKYLATELKLDEHTLASALDPDEQSRLEFEPDHLALILKRPQNYSAREEFLFKVSSFGLFLFKDRLVVVVSEDIPLFEGKIFNKVSSINDAALKLIYRSIYHFVEHLKIINMVSDSLESKISSSMENRYLLNLFTLEKSLVYYLNAINSNSTVIEKLKSNSAKIGFTQEEHEFLDDVTIENNQCYKQADIYSNILAGLMDARVSIVSNNLNVLMKTLNIITIGIMVPTFVVSAFSMNVKIPIQDHPLAFWIIIGLALVSVAGFMIFWRFKKW